One Synechocystis sp. PCC 7509 genomic window, CTCGACTGATCCTTACTCCAACACGTTGCTCCAGTTGGTCGCATAACTCTACCAAAATGGCATCATTATTTTCGTCTACTAAATCAGCTACTACCGCCTCTTGTTCGGGGCTAAGTTTAGCTACTTGACCTCCTCCATGCGCTCTGGGTTCAACGGTTCCATCGGTGCGATAACGCTTTAATAAATTCTCAATAAATGTCAAACTGACCCGAAACCTTCTTGCCAACTGCCTCTGGGAACTCTCTTTTTGGTTATACGCATCAACTATTTTCTGACGCAGGTCTGTAGAGTATGCTTTCATTTGTCTTCCATTCCAGTTTCATCTTTAACTGTATCTTGC contains:
- a CDS encoding helix-turn-helix domain-containing protein, with translation MKAYSTDLRQKIVDAYNQKESSQRQLARRFRVSLTFIENLLKRYRTDGTVEPRAHGGGQVAKLSPEQEAVVADLVDENNDAILVELCDQLEQRVGVRISRATMGRYVQKLKLTRKKNSARNGARQRTSTTVAGRILA